The nucleotide window AGCCGTCGCCGCTGGCGGAGTCCCGCCTCATGGCCGCGTTGAGCGCCCTGATGGCGAGGTCGATAGCCTCGTCCTCGGACATGCCCAACTTATAGTGGTCCTCAAGGACGCCGTAGGCGAAGACCGAGCCGGACCCGACCGACACGAACTCGTCCCTGATGGAACCACCCGCGGCATCGAGCGAGTACACGTGGCCGCCGGTGGAGTCCAGGCCACCCATGATCAGGCCGACGTAATAGTAGCCGTAGGAGCCGCCGCCTCCCCTCATTATGTTGGAAAGGAGCGTCGCGGCGGACTTGACGGACATGGGAGTGCCCTTCTTGAGCTTGTACAGCTCGACCTCTGCCTTGATGTACCGGGCGAGAAGTTGGGCGTCACCGACCAGACCGGCGACGGTCAGTCCCAGGTTGTCATCGATTTTGAAGAGCTTGCGAACATCCTTGTGGGCGATTAGGTTGCCCATGGTGGCCCGGTGCTCAGTCGCTATCACGACACCATCCTTGTATACGATTCCGATGGTGGTAGTTCCCGTCTTCAATTGATTATCAGCCATGACCATCAACCCATAAAATCGGTTAAAAGATGGATTTTAAACTTTCTGATTTCTCCAATGATGACGGGCGTATATAAAACTTGCTTAATATCGTCATCTGGATGGATTGATCCGTCGACATTTTTACCATTCCGGATATCTCAAAAAGGACAATAAAACGCTCTATCGGCATGGGTCTCGGCCAAGAGATCGGCTCTTGCGCCTCATCGATCGGGCAACTCTGACAAATACTAACAAGGTTTATTTTACCTGACCGGAATCGATAGCGAGATGACCGACGACGGCCCCAAGGAGGGAGAGAAAGCCCCTGATTTCTGCCTGCCAGAAGCTTCAGAGACCATTGTATGCCTGTACGAAGAGCTGAAGAGAAGCCCCATGATGCTCATATTCTATCCCACCGACTTTGGCATCACCTGCACTCTGGAGTTCAAGCGGTTCAAGGAGATGCTTCCCGAGTTTACAGCGGCGGGAGTCAGGCTGCTAGGCATAAGCGTCAACAGCACAAGGAGCCACCGTTCCTGGAAGGAGAAGATGGATATGGACATACCGCTGCTCTGTGACACCGATGCCGCTGTCTCCAAGCTGTACGACGTGATGAGCCCCGAGAAAAGCCTGCTCAAGGGATACTCGGGCCGGGCCATCTTCATCGTCGATGCCGAGGGGATCGTAACCTATAAGTGGGTCGCGGCGGACACCCATTTCCAACCGGACTACGACATCATCCTGAACAAGGTCAGGGAACTCCAGGCCCCCTCGTTGTGATCGCCGGCTCATGCTTTTTCCGGGGCGCAGGACGGTCTGCTTCCTAGATCGGCCATGCGGGCGTCTATCCGCTTCACCTGGGTCTCGTTGGACAATTTCTTGTATACGGCGCGAGCATGGGCCAGGGCGCGACATCCAACGTCCACCTGCCCAGCACTGATCAGGGTCTCACCGTACCAGGAGTGGGCCAGAGCCTCGTAGTACACCCCGTACCGCGTAACCCTGAATACCTCTATTGCTCTCTGAAACGTCTCCCTGCTCTCCTCCCACTCCGAGTTTATGGCCAATATCTCCGCTCTAATCAGGAAAGCCATCCCCAGGTTGGCCGGCCTCGCGCTTTCAATGTCCCCGCTGATGAGCCTCAGGGTCTCGCTCTCGAGGTCCCTGGCCTCTCCCAGCTCCCCCCGGCGCAGCCACAGGTGGGCCAGGAAAGCGTCCATGCGGCCCTTTCGAGTGGGATTATGGTGGGGAACGACGTCTTTCCCCATCTCCAGCTCGGCGGTGGCCATGCAAGGCTCCCCATGCCGCTCGTAGACCAGGGCGTGGTAGAAGTGTCCCAAGAACTGACTGTGGCTGTCGTCGAGGACCTCGGACAGGGCCACGAACTCCTCAAGGTCCCGGTGGGCTTCCTCCTCCCGCCCCATGGCCAGGTAAGCGAGCCCCCGGTAGAACAGCAGCTGACCCTTCTTGGAAGGGTTCTCTTTTCCCTGCAGCAGGTCGAAGGCCGCATCGATGTAGGCGAGGGCTTGGGGAGGTTGTCCCTGGCAAAGGCGGATCTGGCTTCTGGTGATCAGGACCTCGCTGAGCATCTCGTTATCACCCAGGTCCCTGAACGCAGTCTCCGCCTGGTACAACGCCTCCTCGGCGTCGTTGGCCTTCCGAACGGACATCAGCAGCTTCGCTCTTGTCAGCTCGTTGTTCGCCCACTCCCTTCTCTCAGAGAGCTCCATACTTCCCTACCTGCCGACATGCTGATTGTGCGGAACGCTCGCCTTTCCCGTGACGCCCACGTCTATATGAACGATCGACCGGTCCGGTGGCCGTCCGATGGTCCAAGGGCCGCGGCCTTCTGTGAAGAATAACGAGAAACATCATAATAGAAAAAACAAGCGCCATCGAATATTGTATAGCATAAAAAAATTACTCTATTCGTACTGAACCGCGAGCTCTCCTAGCTTCAATTACGAAATCGAGAAGGACGCACCGCGGACGAGGCCTCGGAGGGGAGATTAACGGGCCTTAGCCAGCGTGTCGCAGAAGCGATTTTTTTTGCAATAGGTTTAAATCGCGTGAAATAGGTCACATTGTCGGGACAGGTAGCGTATAAGACCATTCCTGTACACGCACCACTACTTGACTCGTGTGCTCCAAAACGGAAATATGGATGGCCTCGCGTCAGGACTTCCCGTGCCTGCCTGTCTCACTATTCTTATCATCTTTTGTTAAGTCCCCCGCTCTGGAGCCAGTCCGAGAAATGTCCCAGGAAATAGGACGCCCCGATGCCTCCGAGTGCTCCGGTGGCGAGCCTGAGCAGGTTGT belongs to Methanomassiliicoccus sp. and includes:
- the psmB gene encoding archaeal proteasome endopeptidase complex subunit beta, whose amino-acid sequence is MADNQLKTGTTTIGIVYKDGVVIATEHRATMGNLIAHKDVRKLFKIDDNLGLTVAGLVGDAQLLARYIKAEVELYKLKKGTPMSVKSAATLLSNIMRGGGGSYGYYYVGLIMGGLDSTGGHVYSLDAAGGSIRDEFVSVGSGSVFAYGVLEDHYKLGMSEDEAIDLAIRALNAAMRRDSASGDGYAVAVINKDGFKELTDDESLERAKEMQLLIGYAKHL
- a CDS encoding redoxin domain-containing protein, which encodes MTDDGPKEGEKAPDFCLPEASETIVCLYEELKRSPMMLIFYPTDFGITCTLEFKRFKEMLPEFTAAGVRLLGISVNSTRSHRSWKEKMDMDIPLLCDTDAAVSKLYDVMSPEKSLLKGYSGRAIFIVDAEGIVTYKWVAADTHFQPDYDIILNKVRELQAPSL